A genomic stretch from Dehalococcoidia bacterium includes:
- a CDS encoding cadherin repeat domain-containing protein — MKVILASIAVLLVGLVAELAAYSQFSSISHNTVHAQTLTDGNVAPVVTDTTSDPIWNRIPQCDERPVQSDCFSVVSGRNGGETHFSGTSDFSQYDNGLLLPDPATQPPSANPPANGGVGTGSSESGRIQLHIGTVHHENQAPEIFGEHMVAYAENGTAPVGEYTARDQDGDGITWSLLGYDREKFAISEVGLLSFRSPPDYEKPEGREGNTYWVILRAEDDGEPRGYDVHNVRVTVTQVNELGEVYGNTELSLPENHTGVISRYQVEDPEGGVIKWSLSGADSQGFKVDSLGNLASVGVLDFESPSSSAGSNVHYLTVTATDDGKPELTAQMDITVTVVDESEAPVAATIPPIVLTTRPMSWMVDLRKYFIDPDGDKLVHHISGTASTHVAHAAVDGGTLSITPAREGNSSFYIVATDPGGLGAINKVSVLVIAPASAPTTALAEVTTPVAAVTHVPNAPSVERQETPSVVEPMWVLSERRYRNVSQQPDGVSRIFVAFAVEPAVQPIAEVALPPVEVPVPPSPLKNSPMDGSVAENSRAPLSGSLGDSGRDITVWLLLLPALIAIATAGFAVRMFVIHRL, encoded by the coding sequence ATGAAGGTGATTCTAGCCTCGATAGCGGTACTATTGGTCGGCCTTGTGGCCGAATTGGCTGCCTACTCACAGTTCTCTTCAATTTCACATAACACCGTACACGCCCAGACACTGACAGATGGAAACGTTGCTCCTGTCGTGACCGACACAACCTCGGACCCCATCTGGAATCGTATACCGCAGTGCGACGAGAGGCCCGTCCAGTCCGACTGCTTCAGCGTCGTTTCAGGGCGTAATGGTGGTGAGACACACTTCTCTGGCACTTCTGATTTCAGCCAGTACGACAACGGATTGTTACTGCCCGATCCGGCAACACAGCCGCCTTCCGCAAATCCCCCCGCCAACGGTGGTGTCGGAACGGGCAGCTCCGAGAGCGGCAGAATTCAGTTGCACATCGGGACCGTGCATCATGAAAACCAAGCCCCGGAGATATTTGGCGAGCACATGGTGGCCTATGCGGAGAACGGGACCGCTCCTGTAGGCGAATATACCGCCAGAGACCAGGACGGCGACGGCATCACGTGGTCGTTGCTCGGGTACGATAGGGAAAAGTTCGCGATCTCAGAAGTGGGCCTTCTCAGCTTCAGGAGCCCGCCAGACTACGAAAAACCCGAAGGAAGAGAAGGCAACACCTACTGGGTGATTCTGCGGGCGGAAGATGACGGTGAACCGAGAGGTTACGATGTACACAATGTTCGGGTGACCGTCACACAGGTAAACGAGCTTGGAGAAGTCTACGGCAACACCGAGCTCTCGTTGCCAGAGAACCACACTGGAGTCATCTCTCGGTATCAGGTTGAAGATCCTGAAGGAGGCGTCATCAAATGGTCGCTGTCGGGGGCAGACTCGCAGGGTTTCAAAGTCGACAGTTTGGGTAACCTTGCCTCGGTCGGTGTTCTGGACTTCGAGTCTCCGAGCAGCTCTGCTGGGAGCAACGTCCACTATCTGACTGTCACAGCAACAGACGACGGGAAGCCGGAGCTAACGGCGCAGATGGACATCACTGTGACGGTGGTCGATGAGAGCGAAGCGCCAGTGGCCGCTACCATACCGCCTATCGTACTGACAACCCGTCCCATGTCCTGGATGGTCGACCTTCGCAAGTATTTCATAGACCCAGACGGCGATAAGCTGGTTCATCATATCTCCGGTACTGCCAGCACACATGTGGCACATGCGGCGGTGGACGGCGGTACGCTCTCTATAACCCCGGCCAGAGAAGGCAATTCGTCGTTCTACATCGTGGCTACAGATCCAGGCGGACTGGGTGCAATCAACAAGGTATCCGTCCTGGTTATCGCCCCAGCATCTGCTCCCACAACTGCCCTCGCAGAAGTGACTACTCCTGTGGCAGCCGTGACGCATGTCCCGAACGCTCCATCTGTGGAGCGGCAGGAGACTCCCTCTGTAGTTGAACCCATGTGGGTACTTTCTGAGCGCCGATATCGCAACGTTTCTCAACAGCCAGACGGAGTATCTCGGATTTTCGTGGCGTTCGCGGTCGAGCCTGCGGTACAGCCCATAGCAGAAGTGGCGCTTCCACCGGTGGAAGTACCAGTTCCGCCATCACCGCTGAAGAACTCTCCGATGGACGGATCTGTAGCCGAGAACTCCCGGGCCCCACTATCGGGGTCGTTGGGTGACAGCGGACGTGATATAACCGTCTGGCTGCTCCTGCTCCCAGCATTAATTGCTATTGCAACCGCCGGATTCGCGGTTCGCATGTTCGTAATACATAGGCTGTAA
- a CDS encoding type I-C CRISPR-associated protein Cas8c/Csd1, translating into MLLQRLSEFADSGRFEVPPTFYTIRPIRYLIDLDTAGRPLGRSPVVTSDPNRPGMRRGVPRMAPFLVRSKGVRPLLLSDNGEYTLGVRREGSNQERVSVRHVAYVELVDRCSQATGLASMQAVSRFFHDGGVKRLNLGTAFDAAAGVTFRVNGEFPTESPLVRRFWAEVAGDAGERVLQCLVCGQERPVLDRLQKKVKEIPGGHPTGTSLISAHNSVFESYGLKEQPDRTYLRRMRREVYRVAKPPAVEPGRPYRVPLNEAHPVVKREAPKGLGPGGDLPRGIRCQGTGWRSEGRRQQIRTQ; encoded by the coding sequence ATGTTGCTTCAGCGACTCAGTGAGTTCGCCGACAGCGGGCGATTCGAGGTCCCACCGACGTTCTACACCATCAGACCCATCCGCTACCTCATAGACCTGGACACAGCAGGTAGGCCACTGGGCCGTTCGCCTGTGGTCACCAGCGACCCCAACCGGCCTGGGATGCGCAGGGGTGTGCCGAGGATGGCCCCATTTCTCGTCAGATCTAAGGGAGTCAGGCCGCTGCTCCTGAGCGATAACGGCGAGTACACGCTGGGAGTCAGGAGAGAAGGCTCCAATCAGGAGCGTGTGTCTGTGAGGCACGTCGCCTACGTGGAGTTAGTGGACCGGTGCTCGCAGGCGACAGGACTTGCGTCCATGCAAGCCGTTTCAAGGTTCTTCCATGATGGCGGCGTGAAACGCCTGAATCTGGGCACTGCCTTCGACGCAGCAGCGGGCGTCACCTTCCGCGTGAACGGGGAGTTCCCGACAGAGTCTCCTCTGGTACGGAGATTCTGGGCTGAAGTTGCGGGAGATGCCGGTGAACGCGTACTGCAGTGCCTGGTCTGTGGACAGGAAAGACCTGTGCTAGATCGCCTACAGAAGAAGGTGAAGGAGATACCGGGCGGCCACCCGACTGGTACGTCTCTAATATCCGCCCACAATTCCGTTTTCGAGTCCTATGGTCTGAAAGAACAACCAGATCGCACCTACCTGCGCCGAATGCGCCGAGAAGTTTACCGAGTCGCTAAACCACCTGCTGTCGAACCCGGACGCCCATATCGGGTTCCCCTCAATGAAGCTCATCCTGTGGTCAAGCGAGAAGCCCCAAAAGGACTGGGTCCGGGTGGTGACCTCCCCAGAGGAATCCGATGTCAGGGAACTGGCTGGAGATCGGAAGGCCGCCGACAGCAGATACGAACACAATGA
- a CDS encoding GAF domain-containing protein — translation MGPALAFLGAPILHWGESVGFIYVAEKEDAEEFTHEDEEVLVMFASQAAMAIANARRYRDEQRARADLETLINTSPFGVVVFDVRTGAPVGPDRVSQ, via the coding sequence GTGGGCCCCGCTCTGGCCTTTCTGGGAGCTCCGATCCTGCACTGGGGGGAGAGTGTGGGGTTTATTTACGTCGCTGAGAAGGAGGATGCGGAAGAGTTCACGCACGAAGACGAGGAAGTGCTGGTCATGTTCGCGTCCCAGGCAGCCATGGCGATCGCCAACGCACGCAGATACCGCGACGAGCAGCGTGCCCGAGCTGACCTTGAGACCCTGATAAACACTTCACCGTTCGGGGTGGTTGTGTTTGACGTGAGAACCGGCGCCCCGGTGGGACCCGACCGCGTTTCTCAATGA